CGCCACCGCGCATTTTCGAACAGGCCGACCGTCCGGCAGCCGGCGCGAGTGTCTCGCGCAAGCGGCTCATCGCCCTCGCATGCAACTGCGACACGCGCGACTCCGTTGACGCCAATCTCCTTCCCAATCGCTTCATCGTCGCCTCCTTGAAGTAGTAGAGGCTGACGATGCGGCGCTCGCGAGGGGAGAGCGGCGAGAGCGGCACGCACGGTGGTCGCGGACTTCTTTGTGCCCGAACTGCTGGTCTGGCGCCCGCGGTGAACCCGGCACCATCACAGCGGGAAGGGAGCCCGTGTCCACGTTGTCGCGGTTCGCGAGCGGCGACGTGGATTCAATCGTGGTGATTCTGAGGATGGTGCGTTCCAGTCGCGACTCGTCGGCGCCGACGCGCTTGGCGAGATCGGCTATGGAAGGCTCGGCGCCCCAATTCCCTGGCGCAGCGATTCGCGGGCGGCTTCGAGCTCGCGGCGAACTCGACGCACTCCGCGCGGCCAGGCATCCCGGCGCAGGGCATCAATCATGGCGCCGCGAACACGGCGCTCGGCGAACGTCTCAAACTTGATTCCGCGGCTTTCATCAAAGCGATGCGCCGCGTCCATCAACCCCAACACCCCGTCTGCACCAAATCGCTGACAGCGACTGAATTTGGCATGGTGGACGCCAACCGTCGGGCCATCGATTCCACGAATGGCAGTGTGGCGACAACACGGTCGTTCTGGTGATCGGCGAGGGGCGCGCGTTGCATGTAAAACCTCCGAAATTGAGCCGGCGGTGGTTGCCGGCATGGAGGTGTAGGGCAACAGCGGTGCCAATTCGTGAGACGAATAAAACACGAATATGGCATATCGCGCGATTCTGCCTATAAGTTGTTTATTTACAGCTATTTAGATTGAAAATGCCGTGGTGTGAAGCCGTGTGCAGTGGTGTGCCGAACCACGCTTATTCGGTCAAATTAATGACGCCATCGCCGCCAAGTGTCAATAATTTATCGTCACGCGGGCGGGAGGGCGGCGCCCGGATGCGCTGGGTAGTTCGAATGGCGTCCACGGTGCTGGCCACGACCTGGCCGGCGCGGGCCCGGTGTGTGTCTTCCAGCAGGCGGTGTTCGAGCAACTCCGGCGTTCGCCAGGATGATCCCGGAGTTGATTGTTCAGGAGGTGGAACAGTTGATTCAGGTCATTTTGCGTGGGCGCGACCTGCGGCGTGAGTGCGGTCATGGTCTCAAGCCGACCGGCGCACGGTGGCGTCGTCGCCCTGTTGTTGTGGCGGTGCGGAAACTGAGTCGGCGCGGTCGGGTGCGACGCCATCCCGCCAGAGGGTGTCGGTGAAGATGCGCACGGAAACCGCCCGGCGGTTCTCACGTATTGCACCTTTCCACTGGCCATCCAGTTGTAGATGGTGCGGCGGCTGACGCCGACCACATCACAGGCGCGGGGGATTGAAACGGTGGTGCGTTCAAGCATACGTCCGGAACTATCGGCAGGCCTTTCCGAAAACTGTAGAACCTGTCTCGGAAACGTCGCCGGACGATTGACGCTGCGGGGTCTGGATGTCAACATGTCGTCATCCCTTCAATGTCTTCTGACACCAGTCCTCGACTTCACCTCCTGTTGGTTGATGACGAGGAGGCTTTCAGAGATGTAATCGCCGAGCGGCTTGCCGATCACGGGTATCGGGTTGAGCAGGCGGGAGCGGGAGAGCAGGCGGTGGCCCGCCTCAGCGAGTTTGCGTTCGACATCCTGCTGACCGACTTGCGGCTGCCTGGCGTTGACGGCCGGCAGGTGCTTGACGAGGCGTTTGCGCGGTATCCCGACATTATTGCGGTGGTGATCACCGGGTTCGGCACGGTGCGCGAGGCTGTGGAAGTGACGCGCCTGGGGGCCGAAGGTTTCATCACCAAGCCTTTCCAGTTCGAGGAATTGCTGCACGCGTTGTCCACGGCGGTGGAGAAGCGGCGGTTGCGTTCAGAGAACGCGACCTGCGCGAACAACTGCGCGGACGGTTTCATCTTGGCGGCATCATCGGCCAGGCTGCTCCCGTGGTGCGCATGCTGGAGCTGATCCAGACCGTTGCGGGCACGTCGAGCACGGTACTGATCACTG
This window of the Acidobacteriota bacterium genome carries:
- a CDS encoding FliA/WhiG family RNA polymerase sigma factor yields the protein MPLSPLSPRERRIVSLYYFKEATMKRLGRRLASTESRVSQLHARAMSRLRETLAPAAGRSACSKMRGG
- a CDS encoding response regulator; this translates as MSSDTSPRLHLLLVDDEEAFRDVIAERLADHGYRVEQAGAGEQAVARLSEFAFDILLTDLRLPGVDGRQVLDEAFARYPDIIAVVITGFGTVREAVEVTRLGAEGFITKPFQFEELLHALSTAVEKRRLRSENATCANNCADGFILAASSARLLPWCACWS